A window from Mycobacterium saskatchewanense encodes these proteins:
- a CDS encoding TetR/AcrR family transcriptional regulator, with protein MVGAVSRIADHPAESAPWSPREAELLAVTLWLLQQHGYDRLTVDAVAATARASKATVYRRWPSKAELVLAAFIEGTRQVVVPPDTGTLRGDLLELGELVSQQARQHASTIRAVLVEVSRNAALNEAIRHQFLEQWKALIQHILKQAVDRGDIAGAAIDDELWDLLPGYLMFRSIISSRPPTRRTVQALVLDFIIPSLT; from the coding sequence ATCGTGGGCGCTGTGTCTCGGATTGCCGATCACCCCGCGGAGTCCGCGCCGTGGTCGCCGCGGGAGGCCGAGTTGCTTGCGGTGACATTATGGCTGCTGCAGCAACACGGGTATGACCGGTTGACGGTGGACGCGGTGGCGGCCACCGCCCGCGCCAGCAAGGCGACGGTGTACCGGCGATGGCCATCGAAAGCCGAACTGGTATTGGCCGCGTTCATCGAGGGGACCCGCCAGGTCGTGGTCCCGCCCGATACCGGCACACTGCGGGGAGATTTGCTGGAACTTGGGGAGTTGGTGAGCCAACAGGCCCGCCAGCACGCCAGCACCATCCGCGCGGTGCTTGTCGAGGTGTCGCGTAACGCCGCGCTCAACGAGGCGATACGGCATCAGTTCCTCGAGCAGTGGAAAGCCTTGATCCAGCACATCCTGAAGCAGGCCGTTGACCGAGGTGATATCGCGGGCGCCGCCATCGACGACGAACTTTGGGACCTACTTCCCGGCTACCTAATGTTCCGGTCCATCATCTCTAGCCGACCCCCCACCCGTCGCACCGTGCAAGCCCTGGTCCTTGACTTCATCATCCCCAGCCTCACCTGA
- a CDS encoding TetR/AcrR family transcriptional regulator: MERDALEFPVDDDDDVDPRRLRSRTRLLDAATELLSAGGIEAVTIDAVTKASKVARTTLYRHFSSSTQLLAATFERLLPQVHPPPGTGPLRDQLIELLSRQATLFQEAPLHVTTLAWVALGPTPNSTQETYDRHALRTRIVDQYRQPFDRLLQSPKARADLDEFDPQLILCQLVGPLAFARLTGLRAIDRQDCERIVDDFLAAHRRHADEPAT; this comes from the coding sequence ATGGAGCGCGACGCCCTTGAATTCCCCGTCGACGACGATGACGACGTCGACCCACGCCGGCTACGCTCACGGACCCGGCTATTGGATGCGGCCACCGAACTCCTCAGCGCCGGCGGCATCGAAGCCGTCACCATCGACGCGGTCACCAAAGCCTCCAAAGTCGCGCGCACGACCCTGTATCGCCACTTCAGCAGCTCCACTCAACTGCTGGCCGCCACATTTGAACGGCTGCTGCCGCAAGTCCACCCTCCGCCGGGGACGGGACCGTTGCGCGACCAACTCATCGAACTGTTGAGCCGACAAGCCACGCTGTTCCAGGAGGCACCGCTGCACGTCACCACACTGGCCTGGGTCGCGCTTGGCCCAACACCGAACAGCACCCAGGAAACCTACGATCGGCACGCGCTGCGGACACGAATCGTCGACCAGTATCGCCAGCCGTTCGATCGCCTTTTGCAAAGCCCCAAAGCCCGCGCCGACCTCGATGAATTCGACCCGCAGCTGATCCTGTGTCAACTCGTGGGGCCACTCGCGTTCGCTCGACTCACCGGCCTGCGTGCCATCGATCGTCAAGACTGTGAGCGCATCGTCGATGACTTCCTTGCCGCGCACCGCCGCCATGCCGATGAGCCCGCAACGTAG
- a CDS encoding MCE family protein has protein sequence MLVRTQTNAPRTPPYKWIAVATLLVLAVILASVYGQFRGAFTEKTQLTMIAARAGLLMDPGSKVTYNGVQIGRVGSISETVRDGKPAAKFTLEVYPRYLALIPSNVNADIKATTVFGGKYVALTTPANPSPQKISTHTVIDARSVTTEINTLFQTITSIAEKVDPVKLNLTLSAAAQSLTGLGEKFGQSVTNANALLDDVNPQMPQARRDIARLAALGDTYANASPDLLDFLDDAVITSRTINAQQKDLDQALLAAAGFGNTGAELFNKGGPYLARGAADLVPSAQLLDTYSPELFCALRNYHDIVPITGASEGGFNGYSLNMDTEVLSGLGLIANPVSAAPVIASLVGGVAGVVGGAPNPYIYPENLPRVNARGGPGGAPGCWQPITHDLWPAPELVMDSGNSLAPYNHLDTGSPYAIEYVWGRQVGDNTINP, from the coding sequence CTGTTGGTTAGGACTCAGACCAACGCCCCGCGGACGCCGCCGTATAAGTGGATTGCAGTCGCGACGCTGCTCGTACTCGCGGTGATTTTAGCCTCGGTGTACGGGCAATTCCGCGGTGCCTTCACCGAAAAGACGCAGCTGACCATGATCGCCGCCCGCGCCGGGCTGCTGATGGATCCGGGTTCGAAGGTGACCTATAACGGGGTGCAGATCGGCCGGGTGGGGTCGATTTCGGAAACCGTTCGCGACGGCAAGCCCGCCGCGAAGTTCACCTTGGAGGTGTATCCGCGGTATTTGGCGTTGATTCCATCGAACGTGAACGCCGATATCAAGGCGACGACGGTGTTCGGTGGTAAGTATGTGGCGTTGACGACGCCGGCCAATCCGTCGCCGCAGAAGATCTCGACGCACACGGTGATCGATGCCCGCTCGGTGACCACCGAGATCAACACGCTGTTTCAGACGATCACCTCGATCGCGGAGAAGGTGGATCCGGTCAAGCTGAATTTGACGTTGAGCGCGGCGGCGCAGTCGTTGACGGGGCTGGGGGAGAAGTTCGGTCAGTCGGTGACCAACGCCAACGCGTTGCTTGATGATGTGAATCCGCAGATGCCGCAGGCGCGCAGGGATATTGCGCGGTTGGCGGCGCTGGGGGATACCTATGCGAACGCGTCGCCGGATTTGTTGGATTTCTTGGACGACGCGGTGATCACCTCGCGCACCATCAATGCCCAGCAGAAGGATTTGGATCAGGCGTTGCTGGCGGCGGCCGGGTTCGGCAACACCGGTGCGGAGTTGTTCAACAAGGGCGGGCCGTATTTGGCGCGCGGTGCCGCCGATCTGGTGCCCTCGGCGCAGCTGCTGGACACCTACAGCCCCGAACTGTTCTGCGCCCTGCGCAACTACCACGACATCGTGCCCATCACCGGTGCCTCGGAGGGCGGATTCAACGGCTACTCGTTGAACATGGACACCGAGGTGCTCTCCGGGCTGGGACTGATCGCGAACCCGGTGTCCGCGGCGCCCGTCATCGCTTCGCTGGTGGGCGGTGTCGCCGGGGTGGTCGGTGGGGCGCCCAACCCCTACATCTACCCCGAAAATTTGCCGCGGGTGAACGCCCGCGGTGGGCCCGGCGGTGCGCCGGGGTGCTGGCAGCCGATCACCCACGACTTGTGGCCCGCACCGGAGTTGGTGATGGACTCCGGCAACAGCCTTGCGCCGTACAACCACCTGGACACCGGATCGCCGTATGCGATCGAATACGTCTGGGGCCGCCAGGTAGGGGATAACACAATCAACCCATAA
- a CDS encoding TetR/AcrR family transcriptional regulator, protein MAPQKGNRRPGRPPAATAGDARERIIRAARLVFSARGYDGATLQDIAARADLSRPAINHYFSSKRALYQEVLVETNECVIGAGVKHADIENSLVARLMAFISAMRAGSENFAGSAFLVTGVLESQRHPELVGTENDPLWIIRKVLTRFVNDAIERGELAADIDASAMVEPLLVVGCGVGVYAGYVRTYPEMVAMTPMLRQLVEGALCPPTRGLAGRPLRW, encoded by the coding sequence GTGGCGCCGCAAAAGGGTAATCGCAGACCGGGCCGCCCGCCTGCCGCGACCGCCGGCGACGCGCGCGAGCGAATTATCCGAGCTGCTCGTTTGGTGTTTAGCGCACGCGGCTACGACGGCGCGACGCTCCAAGACATCGCCGCGCGCGCCGACCTGAGCCGGCCGGCGATCAACCACTACTTCTCGAGCAAGCGAGCGTTGTATCAGGAAGTGCTGGTTGAGACCAACGAATGCGTCATCGGAGCCGGTGTTAAACATGCGGACATCGAGAATTCGCTGGTGGCTCGCCTGATGGCGTTCATCTCCGCGATGAGAGCCGGTTCGGAAAATTTCGCCGGGTCTGCGTTTTTGGTCACTGGCGTACTCGAATCGCAGCGCCATCCCGAATTGGTTGGCACCGAAAACGATCCCCTTTGGATCATTCGGAAAGTATTGACACGCTTCGTCAACGATGCGATTGAGCGCGGCGAACTCGCTGCGGATATTGATGCATCGGCAATGGTCGAACCGCTGCTCGTCGTGGGTTGCGGCGTGGGGGTATACGCGGGCTACGTCCGGACTTACCCAGAGATGGTGGCCATGACCCCAATGCTGCGCCAACTCGTGGAAGGGGCGCTTTGCCCGCCCACCCGAGGACTAGCGGGACGGCCGTTACGGTGGTGA
- a CDS encoding helix-turn-helix transcriptional regulator: MTKTLGEFLRARREAITPNQQRHGDLARRRRTPGLRREEVAVRAGISADYYARLEQGRENHPSARILDALVIALGLSPSEATYLYDLATPRHRWRQKASSQQNPAEYLLLIMQAWTLGPAYIVNRRCDVLAENPQASELFSQFTITGNVLRLLFLDPEAKTLWVNWESYVKTAIATVHRTAGIDIDQPDITDIVLELSKKSSDFVQMWNSHDVNVSDGKVKQLRHRDFGELELDYELLSVASAPGQFLVIHRSIKNGSFFSMAASPNTVDK, from the coding sequence GTGACCAAGACACTGGGAGAATTTCTTCGGGCGCGCCGCGAGGCGATCACACCCAACCAGCAGCGCCACGGCGATCTTGCGAGACGGCGGCGCACCCCTGGGCTGCGCCGCGAGGAGGTGGCCGTGCGGGCCGGCATCAGTGCCGACTACTACGCGCGGTTGGAACAAGGACGAGAAAACCACCCGTCCGCGCGGATATTGGACGCCTTGGTGATCGCGCTCGGCCTGTCTCCCAGTGAGGCGACCTATCTGTATGACCTCGCGACCCCGCGACACCGCTGGCGGCAGAAGGCCAGTTCGCAGCAAAACCCGGCTGAGTATTTGCTTCTCATCATGCAAGCCTGGACACTCGGTCCGGCCTACATAGTCAACCGCCGGTGCGATGTGCTGGCCGAAAACCCGCAAGCCTCAGAGCTCTTCTCCCAATTCACGATCACAGGGAACGTTTTGCGCTTACTGTTCCTGGATCCCGAGGCGAAAACCCTCTGGGTGAACTGGGAATCATACGTCAAAACCGCCATCGCCACCGTGCACCGCACCGCAGGTATCGATATTGATCAGCCAGATATCACCGATATCGTCCTCGAACTTTCCAAAAAGAGCAGCGACTTCGTCCAGATGTGGAACAGCCACGATGTCAATGTCTCCGACGGCAAGGTCAAGCAGCTCCGACATAGAGACTTCGGTGAGCTTGAGCTTGACTACGAGCTACTTTCAGTTGCGAGCGCGCCAGGACAATTTCTTGTAATCCACAGAAGCATTAAGAACGGCTCTTTCTTCTCGATGGCAGCGTCGCCGAATACGGTGGACAAATAG
- a CDS encoding MmpS family transport accessory protein, which yields MLGILKRAWIPLVIVAVAAVGGFVAYRLQGVFGSHRVAEVGPVEQIVPINVKRVVYEVTGPPGTAGVVNYLDENAQPQRASFTTLPWSYTVTTTMPGMFANVVAQGDSNMLGCRILVNGVVRDQQSVARFDAQVFCLDKAA from the coding sequence TTGCTGGGCATTCTCAAGCGGGCGTGGATTCCGCTGGTGATCGTCGCGGTTGCGGCCGTCGGGGGCTTCGTGGCTTACCGATTGCAGGGTGTGTTCGGCTCGCACCGAGTCGCGGAGGTGGGCCCGGTCGAGCAGATTGTGCCGATCAACGTCAAGCGCGTGGTTTACGAGGTTACCGGGCCCCCGGGCACGGCGGGTGTGGTCAATTACCTGGACGAGAACGCTCAGCCTCAGCGCGCAAGTTTCACCACCTTGCCGTGGTCATACACCGTGACCACGACCATGCCGGGAATGTTCGCCAACGTGGTGGCACAAGGGGACAGCAACATGCTCGGTTGCCGGATTCTGGTCAACGGTGTGGTGCGCGACCAGCAGTCCGTAGCCCGTTTCGACGCACAGGTTTTCTGCTTGGATAAAGCCGCATGA
- a CDS encoding MMPL/RND family transporter: MSGGHAERPLAARMLRRLAVPIVLGWLVFAVVVSVFVPRLDLVERQNSVGLLPKDAPSLIAMKRMGKVFHEFDSDSVAMVVLVGDKPLGDEARRFYDDLVRRLERDTAHVEKVQNYWGELVTAGGEQSADSKAAYVQLNLAGDQGSSRADESVHSVEQIVAHSHPPPGIKAYVTGQAPLTTDLTEAGDRGLAKRTAITIAVAALMLLIAYRSIATLLIVLVVIFVELATARGIVAFIGNFHVIGFTTFAVSLLMALAIAAGTDYAIFFLGRYHEARQSGEDRETAYYTTYRGVAHVVLGSGLTIAGAMLCLRLVRLPYLNTLAIPCAVALVIVIAASLTLMPALLAIDARFGLLDAKRKTNIYRWRRLATATVRWPAPILASAVVVSIVGGLTLPGYHTNYDDRYYVPASLASNVGDRAAIQHFTHARLNPDLLLVEADHDLRNPVDMLDLDRIAASIFRVPGIARVQSITRPLGYNIEHGTIPFAIGMQPVPIRENLQYLKDRLADILRLTRDDLGVQIATLERMYTVEKELSGSISDSARVTTDTAAITDGIRDHLADFDDFWRPLRSYFYWEKHCFDVPICWSLRSVFDALDGFDKLAENFHKLAKDLQQSADATQEMVTLIPPIIDVAKSMQTTFFTLYSSFSGLITQMDRMTDTSTLMGEFFDKAKIDGLFYIAPEVFDSPDFKTGLRLLVSPDGKSTRMIITHNIDPASPEAISHVDAELKAAREAVKETPLASAKLYLGGTAATYRDIQESTKYDVMTEAIAALILIFIVMLVITRALVASMVIVGTVVLSLATGFGLSVLFWQHIYGLELHWITLPFAVTILLAVGSDYNLLLVSRFKEEIGAGLKTGIIRSVGGTGGVVTTTGLVFAFTMASLAVNELYTLKQGGTTIGLGLLIDTLIVRSLMIPSTATLLGRWFWWPLRVRSRPASELLRSVGPRPLVRALLLRG, encoded by the coding sequence ATGAGCGGCGGCCACGCCGAGCGGCCTCTTGCGGCGCGGATGTTGCGGCGGTTGGCGGTGCCGATCGTGTTGGGTTGGCTGGTGTTCGCCGTCGTCGTCAGCGTCTTCGTGCCTCGACTGGATCTGGTGGAACGGCAGAACTCGGTCGGCCTGTTGCCTAAGGATGCTCCGTCGCTGATCGCGATGAAGCGCATGGGCAAAGTTTTTCACGAGTTCGACTCCGACAGCGTCGCGATGGTGGTGCTGGTGGGCGACAAACCGCTGGGCGACGAGGCGCGTCGCTTCTACGACGATCTGGTGCGCCGGCTCGAGCGCGACACCGCGCATGTCGAGAAAGTGCAGAACTATTGGGGGGAATTGGTCACGGCGGGCGGCGAGCAGAGCGCCGATAGTAAGGCCGCTTACGTGCAGCTCAACCTCGCCGGCGACCAAGGCTCCTCGCGGGCGGATGAGTCGGTGCACTCAGTCGAGCAGATCGTGGCGCACTCTCATCCGCCGCCGGGTATCAAAGCATATGTGACCGGTCAGGCGCCGCTGACCACAGACTTGACTGAAGCCGGCGACCGGGGTCTGGCCAAGCGCACGGCGATCACGATCGCCGTGGCCGCGCTGATGTTGCTCATCGCTTACCGGTCGATAGCCACCTTGCTGATCGTGCTGGTGGTGATTTTTGTCGAACTGGCCACCGCGCGGGGAATCGTGGCATTCATCGGCAACTTTCACGTGATCGGCTTCACCACGTTCGCGGTCAGTCTGCTCATGGCGCTGGCCATCGCGGCCGGCACGGACTACGCGATCTTTTTTCTCGGCCGCTATCACGAAGCCCGTCAAAGCGGCGAAGACCGTGAAACCGCTTACTACACGACATACCGTGGAGTTGCCCATGTCGTGTTGGGTTCCGGGCTAACGATCGCCGGCGCGATGCTGTGTCTGCGGTTGGTCCGGCTGCCCTACCTCAATACGTTGGCGATTCCGTGCGCGGTGGCACTGGTCATCGTGATCGCGGCCTCGCTGACGTTGATGCCGGCTCTGCTGGCCATCGACGCGCGGTTCGGCTTACTCGACGCGAAGCGAAAGACCAATATTTACCGGTGGCGGCGACTAGCGACGGCCACGGTGCGCTGGCCCGCCCCGATCCTTGCCAGCGCTGTGGTTGTCTCAATAGTCGGGGGGCTGACCCTGCCGGGGTATCACACAAACTACGACGACCGCTATTACGTTCCCGCGAGCCTAGCGTCCAACGTCGGCGACCGTGCCGCCATCCAGCATTTCACCCATGCCCGGCTGAATCCGGACCTGTTGCTGGTCGAAGCCGACCACGACCTGCGTAACCCGGTGGACATGCTCGACCTGGATAGGATTGCGGCGAGTATCTTCCGGGTGCCGGGCATCGCGCGGGTGCAAAGCATCACCAGGCCGCTGGGATACAACATCGAGCACGGCACCATACCGTTCGCGATCGGCATGCAGCCCGTCCCGATCCGGGAGAACCTGCAGTATCTGAAGGACCGCTTGGCCGATATCCTGCGGCTGACTCGAGATGACCTCGGCGTCCAGATCGCGACGTTAGAGCGCATGTACACCGTGGAAAAGGAACTATCCGGGTCGATTAGCGACAGCGCTCGCGTCACAACTGACACCGCTGCAATCACGGATGGAATACGTGACCATCTCGCAGATTTTGACGATTTCTGGCGGCCACTTCGCAGTTACTTCTACTGGGAAAAGCACTGCTTCGACGTTCCGATATGTTGGTCACTGCGCTCCGTCTTCGACGCGTTGGATGGCTTCGACAAACTCGCCGAGAATTTCCACAAGCTGGCCAAGGACCTCCAACAAAGCGCTGACGCAACACAAGAGATGGTGACGTTGATACCGCCGATCATCGACGTTGCAAAGTCTATGCAGACTACCTTCTTCACGCTCTACAGCAGTTTTTCGGGGCTGATCACTCAAATGGACCGCATGACCGACACCAGCACACTCATGGGCGAATTCTTCGACAAAGCAAAAATTGACGGCCTCTTCTACATCGCGCCAGAAGTGTTCGACAGCCCTGACTTTAAGACCGGCCTCAGGCTGCTGGTTTCCCCCGACGGCAAATCCACCCGTATGATCATCACCCACAACATCGACCCCGCCAGCCCCGAGGCGATCTCCCACGTCGACGCAGAACTCAAGGCCGCACGCGAGGCGGTCAAAGAAACCCCCTTGGCCAGTGCGAAGTTATACCTGGGTGGCACGGCGGCTACTTACCGAGATATCCAAGAATCCACCAAATACGACGTCATGACCGAGGCCATCGCCGCGCTCATCCTGATCTTCATCGTCATGCTGGTCATCACCCGCGCGCTAGTCGCCTCGATGGTCATCGTCGGCACAGTCGTGCTCTCGCTAGCGACCGGCTTCGGCCTGTCGGTGCTGTTTTGGCAACACATCTATGGCTTGGAACTGCACTGGATCACCTTGCCTTTCGCAGTCACCATTTTGCTGGCCGTGGGATCTGACTACAACCTGTTGCTGGTCTCGCGGTTCAAGGAAGAAATCGGCGCAGGACTGAAGACCGGCATCATCCGGTCCGTAGGCGGCACCGGCGGAGTCGTGACCACGACCGGCTTGGTGTTCGCCTTCACCATGGCCTCTTTGGCGGTCAACGAGCTGTACACGCTCAAACAGGGCGGCACCACCATCGGGCTGGGCCTGCTCATCGACACGCTGATCGTGCGCTCGCTGATGATCCCATCCACCGCTACCCTGTTGGGGCGCTGGTTCTGGTGGCCGCTACGGGTACGCTCCCGCCCAGCCAGCGAACTGCTCCGATCTGTGGGCCCCCGTCCACTGGTGCGCGCCCTGCTCCTGAGGGGGTAG
- a CDS encoding neutral zinc metallopeptidase, with product MNERGPSRRLKAAFAGAASALVVAGCATFVDGQALSMLNDPFRVAGLPATNGPSGIRTNAPSPNGTVVNTDNGPIDKLSLLSVNDIEDYWKSVYSQSLKGTFVPVGKLVSYNSKDPDSPIVCHNDTYKLVNAFYTSRCNLIAWDRGVFMPVAERYFGDMSVNAVLAHEFGHALQQMAKLVTRRDPTIVREQQADCFAGVYLFWVADGKSPRFTLSTADGLDHVLAGIITTRDPVMDTDTENDDEHGSALDRVSAFQMGFINGASACASINKKEIEQRRGDLPNALRVDPGGDPETGEVPINEDTLTTLMELLGQILTPNTPPTLSYRPADCPDAKPSPPASYCPATNTIVVDLPALAALGKVADEKEQTLPQGDDTALSVVMSRYALAVQHERGLAMQSPWTALRTACLTGVVHRKMAEPIDLPSHKQLVLTAGDLDEAVAGLLTNHLVASDADGTSVPAGFTRIAAFRGGVGGKTDACYSRYPG from the coding sequence ATGAATGAGCGCGGGCCCAGTCGACGTTTGAAGGCCGCCTTCGCCGGGGCCGCGAGCGCACTCGTGGTGGCGGGATGCGCCACCTTCGTCGACGGGCAGGCTCTGTCGATGCTCAACGACCCGTTCCGCGTCGCGGGCCTGCCCGCCACCAACGGGCCGAGCGGGATTCGTACCAACGCGCCGAGCCCGAACGGCACGGTGGTCAACACCGACAACGGTCCGATCGACAAGCTGTCGTTGCTGTCGGTCAACGACATCGAGGACTACTGGAAATCGGTGTACAGCCAGTCATTGAAGGGGACCTTCGTCCCCGTCGGCAAGCTGGTGTCCTACAACTCGAAAGACCCCGACAGCCCGATCGTCTGCCACAACGACACCTACAAGCTTGTCAATGCCTTCTACACCTCGCGCTGCAACCTGATCGCCTGGGACCGCGGCGTATTCATGCCCGTCGCGGAACGCTATTTCGGTGACATGTCCGTCAACGCGGTGCTCGCGCACGAGTTCGGCCACGCATTGCAGCAGATGGCGAAACTCGTGACGCGCAGGGACCCCACCATCGTCCGCGAGCAACAGGCCGACTGCTTCGCCGGCGTCTACCTGTTCTGGGTCGCGGACGGCAAGTCACCGCGCTTCACGCTGAGCACCGCCGACGGGCTGGACCACGTGCTGGCGGGCATCATCACCACCCGCGACCCGGTGATGGACACCGACACGGAGAACGACGACGAGCACGGTTCCGCGCTGGACCGGGTGAGCGCCTTCCAGATGGGTTTCATCAACGGCGCCTCGGCGTGCGCGAGCATCAACAAGAAGGAGATCGAGCAGCGCCGCGGCGACCTGCCGAACGCGCTGCGGGTCGACCCCGGCGGGGACCCGGAGACGGGCGAGGTCCCGATCAATGAAGACACCCTGACGACCCTGATGGAACTGCTCGGACAGATCCTCACCCCGAACACCCCGCCGACGCTGTCTTATCGGCCGGCCGACTGCCCCGACGCCAAACCCAGCCCGCCGGCGTCTTACTGCCCGGCCACCAACACCATCGTGGTGGACCTGCCGGCGCTGGCGGCGCTGGGCAAGGTCGCCGACGAGAAGGAACAGACGCTGCCGCAGGGCGACGACACCGCCCTCTCGGTCGTGATGTCGAGGTACGCGCTCGCGGTCCAGCACGAACGCGGCCTGGCGATGCAGAGCCCGTGGACCGCGCTGCGCACCGCGTGCCTGACCGGGGTGGTGCACCGCAAGATGGCCGAACCGATCGACCTGCCGTCCCATAAACAGTTGGTCCTGACGGCCGGCGATCTCGACGAGGCGGTCGCCGGTCTGCTCACCAATCACCTTGTGGCCAGCGACGCCGACGGTACCTCGGTCCCGGCGGGCTTCACCCGCATCGCCGCGTTCCGCGGCGGCGTCGGGGGCAAGACGGACGCGTGCTACTCGCGCTATCCCGGGTGA
- a CDS encoding alpha/beta hydrolase family protein, which translates to MIALDQIAGVAHRPEDDPHGVVVLTHGAGGNRESPLLQQICDEWARRGWLAIRYNLPFRRRRPTGPPSGSAATDRAGIAEAITLCRGLAGGPLLAGGHSYGGRQTSMAVASGDAVVDALTLFSYPVHPPGKPERPRTEHLPDIRVPTVFTHGTSDPFGSTAEVRAAAALIAAPAEVVEIAGARHDLRSKTLDVPALAVDAALHLLAPGLPRHPG; encoded by the coding sequence ATGATTGCCCTCGATCAGATCGCGGGTGTGGCACACCGACCCGAGGACGATCCGCACGGCGTCGTGGTGCTCACCCACGGCGCGGGCGGCAACAGGGAATCCCCGCTACTCCAACAGATCTGCGACGAATGGGCGCGGCGGGGCTGGCTCGCGATCCGGTACAACCTGCCCTTCCGGCGCCGCCGCCCCACCGGTCCGCCGTCGGGCTCGGCGGCGACCGACCGGGCCGGCATCGCGGAGGCGATTACCCTGTGCCGGGGCCTCGCCGGCGGCCCGCTGCTCGCCGGCGGCCATTCCTATGGCGGCCGGCAGACGTCCATGGCGGTCGCCTCGGGCGACGCGGTCGTGGACGCACTGACGTTGTTCTCGTATCCGGTTCACCCCCCGGGCAAGCCGGAACGCCCCCGCACCGAGCACCTGCCCGACATCCGGGTGCCCACCGTGTTCACGCACGGCACTTCGGATCCCTTCGGGAGCACGGCCGAAGTGCGCGCCGCCGCCGCGCTGATCGCCGCCCCGGCCGAGGTCGTCGAGATCGCCGGAGCCCGGCACGACCTGCGCTCGAAGACCCTCGACGTGCCGGCGCTGGCCGTCGACGCCGCGCTGCACCTGCTGGCGCCCGGCCTACCCCGTCACCCGGGATAG
- the thiD gene encoding bifunctional hydroxymethylpyrimidine kinase/phosphomethylpyrimidine kinase: MSYLPLAPPGTTPLRVLTIAGSDSGGGAGIQADMRTMALLGVHACVAVTAVTVQNTLGVKGFHEVPDDVVAAQIDAVVGDIGIQSAKTGMLASSVIVTSVADTWRRLAPGVPLVVDPVCASMHGDALLAREALDTLRGQLFPLATLVTPNLDEVRLLVDVDVVDSASQRAAAKALHALGPRWALVKGGHLRSSERSCDLLYDGADFYEYEAPRVPTGNDHGGGDTLASAVACALAHGFTVPDAVGFGKRWVTESLRAAYPLGHGHGPVSPLFRLS; encoded by the coding sequence GTGAGCTACCTGCCGCTCGCGCCGCCGGGCACCACGCCGCTGCGCGTGCTGACCATCGCCGGATCGGACTCCGGGGGCGGCGCGGGCATCCAGGCCGACATGCGCACGATGGCGCTGCTGGGCGTGCACGCCTGCGTCGCCGTCACCGCCGTTACCGTGCAGAACACGTTGGGCGTCAAAGGATTTCACGAGGTTCCCGACGACGTGGTGGCCGCCCAGATCGACGCCGTGGTCGGTGACATCGGCATCCAGTCGGCGAAGACCGGGATGCTCGCGTCGTCGGTCATCGTCACCTCGGTCGCCGACACCTGGCGCCGGCTCGCGCCGGGCGTTCCGCTCGTCGTCGACCCCGTCTGCGCCTCTATGCACGGGGATGCCCTCCTGGCACGAGAGGCGCTGGATACCCTCCGCGGCCAACTCTTTCCGCTGGCCACCCTGGTGACGCCGAACCTGGACGAGGTGCGGCTGCTGGTGGACGTCGACGTCGTGGACTCGGCCTCGCAGCGGGCGGCGGCGAAGGCGCTGCACGCGCTGGGCCCCCGCTGGGCGCTGGTCAAGGGCGGGCACCTGCGGTCGTCGGAACGCAGTTGCGACCTGCTCTACGACGGCGCCGACTTCTACGAGTACGAGGCCCCGCGGGTGCCCACCGGCAACGACCACGGCGGCGGGGACACGCTGGCGTCCGCGGTCGCCTGCGCGCTGGCGCACGGGTTCACCGTGCCGGACGCCGTCGGCTTCGGAAAGCGTTGGGTCACCGAGTCCCTGCGGGCCGCCTACCCGCTGGGCCACGGCCACGGTCCGGTCTCTCCCCTGTTCCGGCTGTCATGA